In Acinetobacter piscicola, a single window of DNA contains:
- a CDS encoding DUF5682 family protein — protein sequence MAEFHAAALPERLQQAFQAKQTLAAAQQVYFAPIRHHSPACAYALQHYIEALQPTHILIEAPHRFQFLLEALLDENTQPPIAIFAQAQQQKATQAKQSNQNQDTQGNQTPALFSAYSQTTLLFIQDSKKT from the coding sequence ATGGCAGAATTTCATGCAGCAGCACTGCCTGAACGACTGCAACAGGCATTTCAAGCCAAGCAAACGCTCGCCGCAGCACAACAGGTTTATTTTGCGCCTATACGTCACCATAGCCCTGCTTGTGCCTATGCCTTGCAACATTATATTGAGGCATTACAACCCACACATATTTTAATCGAAGCACCACATCGCTTTCAGTTTTTACTTGAAGCTTTATTAGATGAAAATACCCAACCCCCAATTGCAATTTTTGCACAAGCACAACAACAAAAAGCCACTCAAGCAAAACAATCGAATCAAAACCAAGATACACAAGGCAATCAAACACCTGCACTGTTTTCAGCCTATAGTCAAACTACTTTATTATTCATACAGGATTCGAAAAAAACTTGA
- a CDS encoding IS630 family transposase, translated as MNELETNHPIIYVDESGFKSHDYRPHGYSRKGVPCLGQYNWQLKNQTNAIGAIHEGKLFSVGLFDCKINSDVFHFWIEQFLIPALPENSVVVMDNAAFHKRADIQELLEQQGHKILWLPAYSPDLNPIEQMWAWVKRKRKEWLIDSVDELFQVFFESCMNNKVV; from the coding sequence GTGAATGAATTAGAAACAAACCACCCGATTATTTATGTGGATGAAAGTGGTTTTAAGTCACATGATTACAGACCTCATGGCTACTCACGAAAAGGAGTACCTTGTTTAGGGCAATATAATTGGCAATTAAAGAATCAGACCAATGCCATTGGAGCAATCCATGAGGGTAAGTTATTTTCAGTCGGTTTATTTGACTGCAAAATCAATTCAGATGTTTTTCATTTTTGGATAGAGCAATTCCTCATACCAGCATTACCTGAAAATAGTGTAGTGGTTATGGATAATGCAGCATTTCATAAAAGAGCAGATATTCAGGAGTTATTGGAACAACAAGGGCATAAAATTCTTTGGCTTCCTGCATACAGCCCTGATTTAAATCCTATAGAACAGATGTGGGCATGGGTTAAACGTAAGCGTAAAGAATGGTTGATCGACTCAGTCGATGAGTTATTTCAAGTTTTTTTCGAATCCTGTATGAATAATAAAGTAGTTTGA
- a CDS encoding AEC family transporter, with amino-acid sequence MVLSVLLPIFILIFLGYLSVKINLIDKAQISALSAFVIRISLPALLFVALASKDLHEIWYPSYFFVYATVSFLLYLTVFLVFYYFFKHRFSHAAVFAMGGAMSNTGFIGTAILTLLMGNQATVYISLTLIVENVIIVTMVLALAEMGLQQQQNLGLLLRQTLLKLLKNPVILSVILGLSFAFFQIQLPTQLHQALDLLGKTASPIALFVIGGGLVGLSIQKIDMESVFLVFAKMIIMPLAVFTGLSWMPNVSQEMLYAGTIIAALPMPAAFIIFSQAYQLQDQKTLTPLMISTFLGFVIISALIALWW; translated from the coding sequence ATGGTACTTTCAGTGCTTTTACCTATTTTTATCCTCATTTTTTTGGGATATTTGAGTGTAAAAATCAATCTTATTGATAAAGCACAAATTTCAGCACTGAGTGCTTTTGTGATTCGCATTTCTCTTCCTGCATTATTGTTTGTGGCTTTGGCTTCTAAAGATTTGCATGAAATTTGGTATCCAAGCTATTTCTTTGTCTATGCGACTGTGTCTTTTCTCTTATATTTGACTGTATTTCTGGTTTTTTATTACTTTTTTAAACATCGGTTTAGCCATGCTGCGGTATTTGCGATGGGCGGTGCAATGTCAAATACGGGCTTTATTGGGACTGCAATTTTAACCTTGCTGATGGGAAATCAGGCGACCGTTTATATCTCGTTAACCTTGATTGTGGAAAATGTCATCATAGTGACCATGGTGTTGGCTTTGGCTGAAATGGGTTTGCAGCAACAGCAAAATCTTGGATTATTACTCCGTCAGACTTTACTTAAGTTATTAAAAAATCCTGTGATTTTATCGGTGATCTTGGGTTTGAGTTTTGCATTTTTTCAGATTCAATTACCCACTCAACTGCATCAAGCATTAGATTTGCTAGGTAAAACAGCTTCACCCATTGCACTTTTTGTTATTGGTGGTGGTTTGGTGGGTTTATCAATTCAAAAAATTGATATGGAAAGTGTATTTTTGGTGTTTGCTAAAATGATCATAATGCCATTAGCAGTATTTACAGGCTTGTCTTGGATGCCAAATGTCAGTCAGGAAATGCTTTATGCAGGTACGATTATTGCGGCTTTACCGATGCCTGCGGCTTTTATTATTTTCTCACAAGCCTATCAGTTGCAAGATCAAAAAACCTTAACACCGTTGATGATCAGTACATTTTTGGGTTTCGTGATCATTAGTGCGCTGATTGCATTGTGGTGGTGA
- a CDS encoding NADH:flavin oxidoreductase/NADH oxidase, whose translation MSLLFQPIQFGQLKLNNKIIIAPMCQYSATEQGEVTYWHEQQWANYALSGSGLCIIEATAIQPEGRISYADVGLWNDRQRDKIQVLLQKVKTLSPMPFAVQLAHAGRKASTDKPWLGKGQIAPEQDLGWQTVSASNIAFNVDDVAPHTLTVDEIQQIIADFAAAAKRAVEAGFDLIEVHAAHGYLLHQFMSPLSNHRTDQYGGSFENRIRLTLEATRAMKAAVPADYPIGVRISATDWMDEEGGWNVSSSIDLAKALEQCGAVYIHVSSGGLHVQQNIQIGANYQVPFATEIKKHVNIPVIAVGLITEPQQAENILQNKQADAIALARAILYDPRWPWHAAAVLNAQVAIAPQYLRCQPHALKSLFTPFE comes from the coding sequence ATGTCATTGCTATTTCAACCGATTCAATTTGGACAACTGAAACTCAATAATAAAATCATCATTGCACCAATGTGCCAATATTCTGCCACTGAGCAAGGTGAAGTGACCTATTGGCATGAACAGCAATGGGCAAATTACGCATTGTCAGGTTCGGGGTTGTGTATCATTGAGGCAACAGCCATACAGCCAGAAGGTCGAATTAGCTATGCCGATGTCGGATTATGGAATGATAGACAGCGTGACAAAATTCAGGTGTTGCTGCAAAAAGTAAAAACCCTTTCACCGATGCCTTTTGCTGTGCAGTTAGCACATGCAGGACGTAAAGCTTCTACGGATAAACCTTGGTTGGGCAAGGGACAGATTGCACCTGAGCAAGATTTAGGATGGCAAACAGTTTCAGCGAGTAACATTGCATTTAATGTAGATGATGTTGCACCACATACATTGACCGTTGATGAGATCCAACAAATCATTGCTGATTTTGCAGCTGCGGCAAAACGTGCAGTAGAGGCAGGGTTTGATTTAATAGAAGTGCATGCAGCACATGGTTATTTGTTGCATCAATTTATGTCACCATTGTCTAATCACCGTACAGATCAGTATGGTGGCAGTTTTGAAAATCGTATTCGCCTGACTCTAGAAGCGACGAGAGCGATGAAAGCCGCAGTGCCTGCTGATTATCCAATTGGGGTACGTATTTCAGCAACAGATTGGATGGATGAAGAGGGCGGTTGGAATGTCTCTTCTAGCATTGACCTTGCTAAAGCATTGGAACAATGCGGTGCGGTGTATATTCATGTCTCTTCAGGTGGTTTACATGTACAGCAAAACATTCAAATCGGTGCAAATTATCAAGTACCTTTTGCTACTGAAATCAAAAAACATGTGAATATTCCTGTGATTGCGGTAGGTTTGATTACTGAGCCACAACAAGCAGAAAATATTTTACAAAATAAACAAGCTGATGCGATTGCATTGGCACGAGCAATTTTGTATGACCCACGTTGGCCTTGGCATGCAGCTGCTGTGTTGAATGCACAAGTGGCTATTGCACCACAATATCTGCGTTGTCAGCCCCATGCATTGAAAAGTCTCTTTACGCCATTTGAGTAA
- a CDS encoding beta-ketoacyl synthase N-terminal-like domain-containing protein has product MNRRVVITGMGINSCIGNTLEDVTHSLQNGISGTRHNPTYEELNFKSHVSAAAEQDFDHIDRKLKRFMGVCAMYAYNSAVAAVEHAGLTPEQLGGNPRYGIAGGSGGNSTASVAEMIKLLEEKGARKVGPFFVPRNMSNTITANVGVAFKLQGVAHSITSACATSADAIGYAYNLIQLGKQDLMLAGGGEEDHWSQSLLFDAMGALCSKYNETPETASRPYSADRDGFVIAGGGGFVVLESLEHAQARGANILAEVVAYAANSDGADMVAPSGEGATRCILMALDEAKQHGVESIDYVNTHGTSTPAGDVTELKAMERAFGEGQVPPLSSTKSMTGHSLGAAGVQEAIYSVLMMQNDFIAPNINVTELDEGAKPFDIVLEKRDAKLNTVMSNSFGFGGVNACLIFKKWEG; this is encoded by the coding sequence ATGAATCGTCGTGTTGTGATTACGGGTATGGGTATTAACTCATGTATCGGAAATACCTTAGAAGATGTGACCCATTCTTTACAAAATGGAATTTCAGGCACACGTCATAACCCGACTTATGAAGAACTCAATTTTAAAAGTCATGTCAGTGCTGCGGCTGAACAAGATTTTGACCATATTGACCGTAAACTTAAACGTTTCATGGGCGTATGTGCAATGTATGCCTATAATTCTGCGGTAGCTGCGGTTGAACATGCAGGTTTAACTCCTGAACAATTGGGTGGCAATCCACGTTATGGTATCGCAGGGGGGTCGGGTGGTAACTCTACTGCCTCTGTTGCTGAAATGATTAAATTACTTGAAGAAAAAGGCGCACGTAAGGTTGGTCCTTTCTTCGTTCCACGTAATATGTCAAATACCATTACTGCAAACGTCGGTGTAGCCTTCAAATTACAAGGTGTTGCACACTCAATTACTAGTGCTTGTGCCACTTCTGCAGATGCGATTGGTTATGCATATAACCTGATTCAATTGGGAAAACAAGATTTAATGCTTGCAGGTGGCGGTGAAGAAGATCATTGGTCACAAAGCTTATTATTTGATGCGATGGGCGCACTGTGTTCTAAATACAATGAAACACCTGAAACAGCATCACGCCCTTATTCTGCTGACCGTGATGGTTTCGTGATTGCAGGCGGTGGCGGTTTCGTGGTTCTTGAATCACTGGAACATGCTCAAGCACGTGGTGCAAATATCTTGGCTGAAGTGGTTGCTTATGCTGCAAACTCTGACGGTGCTGACATGGTTGCACCATCAGGCGAAGGTGCGACACGTTGTATCTTGATGGCACTTGATGAAGCAAAGCAACACGGCGTAGAAAGCATTGACTATGTAAATACACATGGTACATCTACACCTGCAGGTGATGTAACTGAGTTAAAAGCCATGGAGCGTGCTTTTGGTGAAGGTCAAGTTCCACCATTGAGTTCAACAAAGTCAATGACAGGTCATAGCTTAGGTGCTGCGGGTGTACAAGAAGCCATTTATTCTGTACTGATGATGCAAAATGACTTTATTGCACCAAACATCAATGTCACAGAATTAGACGAAGGTGCAAAACCATTCGACATCGTACTTGAAAAACGTGATGCAAAATTGAATACTGTCATGAGTAACAGTTTCGGTTTTGGCGGTGTTAATGCATGTCTCATTTTCAAAAAATGGGAAGGCTAA
- the hemJ gene encoding protoporphyrinogen oxidase HemJ: MDAPSDAFLWVKAFHIIAVVCWFAALFYLPRLYVYHAMSEDQLSHQRFEVMERKLYRGIMWPSMIITLITAHFLVDWGDATRHYHEALWFYLKVGLVGLLVIYHFVCGYYRKKLIGNAHYKSHKFWRFFNELPTLILLAVVILVVVKPTF, translated from the coding sequence ATGGATGCTCCTTCTGATGCTTTCCTCTGGGTAAAAGCATTTCATATTATTGCAGTGGTCTGTTGGTTTGCTGCATTGTTCTACCTCCCACGCCTCTATGTTTATCATGCGATGAGCGAAGATCAGCTTAGCCATCAACGCTTTGAAGTGATGGAACGCAAATTATATCGAGGCATCATGTGGCCTTCGATGATCATCACACTGATCACCGCCCATTTCCTCGTGGATTGGGGGGATGCAACACGTCATTATCACGAAGCACTGTGGTTCTATCTGAAAGTAGGCTTAGTGGGTTTATTGGTCATTTATCATTTTGTTTGTGGTTATTACCGTAAAAAACTCATTGGCAATGCACATTACAAATCACACAAATTTTGGCGTTTTTTTAATGAATTACCCACCTTAATTTTACTTGCTGTGGTTATTTTAGTGGTGGTTAAGCCCACATTTTAA
- a CDS encoding DUF4132 domain-containing protein translates to MLNNFMSKLETLFSNKGHQQNNEVIHTFNETQKNNVKKVLSVFLPLSEIEEGLEQAISLFIFTGENPEILLKLNQLPDEKASDLIGSPGTYEWYWTNIELNKAQEKLKNQSIKSRQQLNDDLFDTLNNEQIIRLGKVYESITQQKNYKELYAPIPVWFHYIVVDALVTLQQRHGFSELDAKKLIKQQWTLAKLEQLLAADEPTLAQHLPLFLFERVGCSSYYTDRMNLIFELSDTNTYIEQHLDIFKQEVPNLNVDGQTVFLDYLKAQPEILKQLPELIVKLTIGRSKTIRDLAVSLLSQLNAEDSQRYLQDYLIHGLSKERGFAAELLARLGEHNLAVLEQALESEKQKSVQQVILMAVQRLKAVHESTHATHIEIPSFSPLLAQNIPSDFIDVLQDNFDKILKKAEQSAAAEIEENKNRSYRSDWAQKNLKRLKNVKISNFKVLLDQVNGQPSRKPSEQDTQIITYQKNIQKYPEYSLIHAMRIHVSRRADQTISWRTIFEDVPPSLYANVELRQINQALQDIGCSNTERQIAQGMLMSYWNNLDDYITEPQQIWPFFAEHPEFISEALGLSPSLEESAYYQFEAIKAIKILEYFPSIPQQFIPRLLEYALGENKRLRFDAQQALQTLPEIHLRAIEALDSGKQEIRITAIEWLARLQRQEAVKPLNALLKKEKKEIVRAALLTALEKLGQDISPYLSEKVLLAEAQQGLKAKISSSFTWFDAKTLPELSWKNGTTVKAEIIHWWVVLAEKLKDPKANALFQRYLDLLDEKSQQQLANHLLHLFIQQDTLSPTLEQAMEVATKEAPQRLQGYRDSYQHYGHKYPEYYGHYATITLEEVIEEVKRQQLSIYLGSAIKSKGMLALTYPAQGSFAVKMLQNYMKQHYPRRSQIEAMISALSLSNDPLIIQLLLSLSRRYRTTSVQNLATDLVTEIAERNQWSNDELADRTIPTAGLDENGILNLEYGTRLFTAIVDDKDKFVLKNEEGKVVKTLPAARQNDDESLIKEAKALFSSSKKEFKQVVDMQTGRLYEAMCSERQWNVMEWQEYLFQHPIMQRLIQRLVWLEVTESGEKIAFRPSDDGCLLNLDDDEIELSNTSKIQIAHAVIVGKDHADAWMAHFKDYKVKFLFEQMSHHLPELTDPKANQIEDRKGWITDTFTLRGIVNKLGYQRSSIEDAGSFDRYSKPFKQLGIDVQIVFSGSYVPEENIPAVLYDLEFDQLGSRSWNSNRLPLSEVPPILLAESYADYLKVADACRGFDPEWEKKTPW, encoded by the coding sequence ATGCTGAATAATTTTATGTCAAAGCTTGAAACTTTATTTTCCAATAAAGGCCATCAACAAAACAATGAAGTAATTCATACATTTAATGAAACACAAAAGAATAATGTAAAAAAAGTTTTATCGGTATTTTTACCACTCAGCGAAATTGAGGAAGGCTTAGAGCAAGCGATTAGCTTATTTATTTTTACAGGTGAAAACCCAGAAATATTACTCAAACTGAATCAACTCCCTGATGAAAAAGCCAGTGACTTGATCGGTAGCCCTGGTACTTATGAATGGTATTGGACAAATATCGAGCTCAACAAAGCACAAGAAAAATTAAAAAATCAATCTATTAAATCACGCCAGCAACTCAATGATGATTTATTTGATACCTTAAATAATGAACAGATTATTCGTTTGGGCAAAGTATATGAAAGTATTACCCAACAAAAAAATTATAAAGAACTGTACGCGCCTATTCCTGTGTGGTTTCACTATATTGTGGTCGATGCTTTGGTCACATTGCAGCAGCGTCATGGTTTTAGTGAACTTGATGCAAAAAAACTGATTAAACAACAATGGACATTGGCTAAATTAGAGCAACTTTTAGCTGCAGATGAACCCACTTTGGCGCAACATTTACCGCTATTTCTATTCGAACGAGTCGGTTGTAGTAGTTATTATACAGACCGTATGAATTTAATTTTTGAACTGTCTGATACAAATACTTATATTGAACAACATCTTGATATCTTCAAACAAGAGGTTCCAAATCTCAATGTCGATGGGCAAACTGTATTTTTAGATTATTTAAAAGCTCAACCTGAGATTTTAAAGCAACTTCCTGAATTAATCGTAAAATTAACCATTGGTCGTTCTAAAACCATTCGTGATTTGGCAGTAAGTTTACTCAGCCAACTCAATGCAGAAGACAGTCAACGTTACTTACAGGACTATTTAATCCATGGTTTAAGCAAGGAACGTGGTTTTGCTGCAGAACTTTTAGCACGCTTAGGTGAACATAACCTTGCTGTTTTAGAACAAGCTCTTGAAAGTGAAAAGCAAAAATCTGTACAACAAGTGATTTTAATGGCTGTACAACGCTTAAAAGCAGTACATGAGTCTACTCACGCTACACATATTGAAATTCCAAGTTTTAGCCCCTTGCTTGCACAAAATATTCCTTCTGATTTCATTGATGTTTTACAAGATAATTTTGATAAAATTCTAAAAAAAGCCGAACAGTCTGCTGCGGCTGAAATCGAAGAAAATAAAAATCGTAGTTATCGTTCAGATTGGGCGCAAAAAAATTTAAAGCGTTTAAAAAACGTGAAAATTAGTAATTTTAAAGTGTTGTTAGATCAGGTAAATGGTCAACCCTCCCGAAAACCCTCTGAACAAGATACTCAGATCATCACCTATCAAAAAAATATACAAAAATATCCTGAATATTCACTGATTCATGCAATGCGCATTCATGTTTCTCGTAGGGCGGATCAAACGATCAGTTGGCGCACCATTTTTGAGGATGTACCACCTTCCCTATATGCGAATGTAGAGTTACGTCAAATCAACCAAGCACTCCAAGATATAGGATGTAGCAATACTGAGCGTCAGATCGCACAAGGTATGTTAATGTCTTATTGGAATAATTTAGATGACTATATCACCGAGCCACAACAGATTTGGCCTTTTTTTGCTGAACATCCTGAGTTTATCAGTGAAGCATTGGGTTTAAGTCCATCTTTAGAAGAAAGTGCCTACTATCAATTTGAAGCCATCAAAGCGATTAAAATTTTAGAATATTTCCCAAGCATTCCACAGCAATTTATTCCCCGTTTACTTGAATATGCTTTAGGGGAAAATAAACGTCTGCGTTTCGACGCACAGCAAGCTTTACAAACGTTGCCAGAAATTCATTTACGTGCCATTGAAGCTTTAGACTCAGGTAAACAGGAAATTCGCATTACTGCCATTGAATGGCTCGCACGTTTACAACGTCAGGAAGCTGTTAAACCACTAAACGCTTTACTGAAAAAAGAGAAAAAGGAAATCGTTCGTGCCGCCCTACTCACTGCTTTGGAAAAATTAGGACAAGACATCAGCCCTTATTTGTCTGAAAAAGTGTTACTTGCTGAGGCTCAACAGGGCTTAAAAGCGAAGATTTCCAGTAGTTTTACTTGGTTTGATGCCAAAACTTTACCTGAATTATCGTGGAAAAATGGTACAACTGTAAAAGCCGAAATTATTCACTGGTGGGTGGTGTTGGCTGAAAAACTTAAAGACCCAAAAGCCAATGCACTTTTTCAACGTTACTTAGATTTACTCGATGAAAAAAGTCAGCAACAGCTTGCCAACCATCTATTACATCTTTTTATTCAACAAGATACTTTATCTCCTACTTTAGAACAAGCGATGGAGGTCGCAACCAAAGAAGCACCACAACGCCTACAAGGCTACCGAGATAGTTATCAACATTATGGACATAAATACCCTGAATATTATGGGCATTATGCAACCATTACACTTGAAGAAGTCATTGAAGAAGTTAAGCGTCAACAACTGTCAATTTATTTAGGTTCAGCGATTAAAAGTAAAGGGATGTTGGCACTCACTTATCCCGCACAAGGTAGTTTTGCTGTAAAAATGCTACAAAATTATATGAAGCAGCACTACCCTCGCCGCTCACAAATTGAAGCGATGATTTCAGCATTATCTCTCAGCAATGATCCATTAATCATTCAATTACTATTATCATTATCACGGCGTTATCGCACGACCTCTGTACAAAACTTAGCGACCGATTTAGTCACAGAAATTGCTGAACGTAATCAATGGAGTAATGATGAATTGGCTGACCGCACGATTCCAACAGCAGGATTGGATGAAAATGGTATTTTAAACTTAGAATATGGCACACGCTTATTTACAGCGATCGTCGATGATAAAGACAAATTTGTATTAAAGAATGAAGAAGGTAAAGTGGTCAAAACCTTACCTGCAGCGCGTCAAAATGATGATGAGAGTTTGATTAAAGAAGCAAAAGCATTATTCAGCAGCAGCAAAAAAGAATTTAAACAGGTCGTTGACATGCAAACAGGTCGTTTGTATGAGGCAATGTGTAGTGAACGACAATGGAATGTTATGGAATGGCAAGAATATCTGTTTCAACATCCAATCATGCAGCGTTTAATTCAACGTTTAGTTTGGCTTGAAGTCACTGAATCAGGTGAAAAAATCGCGTTCCGTCCAAGTGATGATGGCTGCTTACTGAATCTAGATGATGATGAAATTGAACTTAGTAACACCAGCAAAATTCAAATTGCACATGCCGTGATTGTCGGTAAAGATCATGCAGATGCATGGATGGCACATTTTAAAGACTACAAAGTCAAATTTTTATTTGAACAAATGAGCCATCATTTACCTGAACTCACCGATCCCAAAGCCAATCAAATCGAAGATCGCAAAGGTTGGATCACAGATACTTTTACTTTACGTGGTATCGTCAACAAACTCGGTTATCAACGCTCAAGCATTGAAGATGCAGGCTCATTTGACCGTTATAGCAAACCATTTAAACAATTGGGTATCGATGTACAAATCGTATTTAGTGGCAGTTATGTCCCTGAAGAAAATATTCCTGCGGTTCTGTATGACTTAGAGTTTGATCAACTCGGTAGCCGTTCTTGGAACTCAAATCGTCTACCCTTAAGTGAAGTTCCGCCAATTCTACTGGCTGAAAGCTACGCAGATTATTTGAAAGTTGCAGATGCATGTCGTGGTTTTGACCCTGAGTGGGAAAAGAAAACGCCTTGGTAA
- a CDS encoding IS630 transposase-related protein, which produces MSYSEHFRRKILAKLEEGYSIRAVAAQFEINKNTIVEWKKRIEIKKTRVRKPSKINDDALREDVEKYPDAYQYERAARFNCGVSSIGAALKRLNITVKKRR; this is translated from the coding sequence ATGAGTTATTCAGAACATTTTAGACGTAAAATTTTAGCTAAACTTGAGGAAGGTTATTCTATTCGAGCGGTAGCTGCACAATTTGAAATTAATAAAAATACCATTGTTGAATGGAAGAAACGTATAGAGATTAAAAAAACTCGTGTACGGAAACCTTCTAAAATTAACGATGATGCTTTACGTGAAGATGTTGAAAAGTATCCTGATGCTTATCAATATGAACGTGCTGCACGTTTTAATTGTGGTGTTTCATCTATTGGTGCTGCATTAAAGCGCTTAAATATTACAGTTAAAAAAAGACGTTAA
- a CDS encoding VWA domain-containing protein: MTSNNTAPSDVDSDENVLDSLEAARRWRLILGRYSDQSLSAAHLSGEQLRLERNLDYLYQNEYKRRGVQQGSKRHGGLEGSQLTAINWLNQSRKLFPKSTFERMQKHALERYQLQDLLKDPQSIRALTPHPATAKALLSMRGHLSTEAKEAVRDVIRQVVEELLQKIRTQFLQSLQGRRNRFRRTHIKQAQNFDWKRTIHTNLKNYQPEHKKLIIQNPIFNARVQKHLSWEIVLCVDQSGSMLDSVMYAAICASILAALPTIKISLVLFDTQIVDLSHLAHDPVEVLLTVQLGGGTNIGQAMQYCAQKITQPNRSILILISDFEEGASVQHLLNTTAQLNEQGCKLLGLAALDSQANPVYDSNMAQKLQQRGMQIAAMTPEHLATWFAEVMQ, translated from the coding sequence ATGACATCCAACAATACCGCACCATCCGATGTAGACTCAGATGAAAATGTATTGGACAGCCTAGAAGCTGCCCGACGTTGGCGACTCATTTTAGGACGTTATTCCGATCAAAGTTTATCAGCAGCCCATTTGTCAGGTGAACAACTGAGATTAGAACGCAATCTCGATTATTTATATCAAAATGAATATAAACGCCGTGGCGTTCAACAAGGCTCTAAGCGACATGGTGGACTTGAAGGCTCACAATTGACCGCAATCAATTGGCTCAATCAAAGTCGTAAATTATTTCCCAAATCTACCTTTGAACGTATGCAAAAACATGCGCTCGAACGCTATCAACTGCAAGACTTACTTAAAGACCCTCAAAGTATCCGAGCGTTAACACCTCATCCTGCCACAGCCAAAGCCCTGCTCAGTATGCGTGGACATTTAAGTACTGAAGCCAAAGAAGCAGTACGTGATGTGATTCGCCAAGTGGTTGAGGAATTATTACAAAAAATTCGCACGCAATTTTTGCAGTCACTACAAGGGCGACGCAATCGTTTTCGTCGTACCCATATCAAGCAAGCGCAGAATTTTGATTGGAAACGCACCATTCACACCAATCTGAAAAATTATCAACCTGAACATAAAAAGCTGATCATTCAAAATCCAATTTTTAATGCTCGGGTGCAAAAGCATTTATCTTGGGAAATTGTGCTGTGTGTGGATCAGAGCGGTTCAATGCTTGACTCTGTCATGTATGCCGCAATTTGTGCCAGCATTTTGGCAGCATTACCTACAATAAAAATCAGCTTGGTACTGTTTGATACACAAATTGTTGATCTCAGTCATTTAGCACATGATCCTGTCGAAGTGTTACTCACCGTACAACTTGGTGGCGGAACCAATATTGGTCAAGCCATGCAATATTGTGCTCAAAAAATTACGCAGCCGAATCGTAGCATTTTGATTTTGATCAGTGATTTTGAGGAAGGAGCCTCGGTTCAGCATTTGTTAAATACGACAGCGCAACTGAATGAACAAGGCTGTAAATTGCTTGGACTTGCAGCTTTGGACAGTCAAGCCAATCCTGTTTATGACAGCAACATGGCACAAAAATTACAACAACGTGGTATGCAAATCGCTGCGATGACACCTGAGCATTTAGCCACTTGGTTTGCGGAGGTGATGCAATGA